A window from Candidatus Neomarinimicrobiota bacterium encodes these proteins:
- the nrdR gene encoding transcriptional regulator NrdR, with product MWCPFCQHTETSVIETRYVQRDNSVRRRRVCDECQERFTTYEYYAPKQLTVIKSNGGREDFFRVKLYNSLKIALNKRGFSSGEIEQLVTDIENEIRRNYPREVHSKEIGEVVMKHLKTVDKVAYIRFASVYRDFQDVGAFEAEIQGMD from the coding sequence ATGTGGTGCCCTTTCTGCCAGCATACCGAGACCAGCGTGATTGAGACCAGGTATGTTCAACGGGATAATTCGGTGCGGCGCCGAAGGGTATGCGACGAATGTCAGGAACGGTTTACCACCTACGAATACTACGCTCCGAAGCAGCTGACCGTCATTAAATCCAATGGTGGGCGCGAAGATTTTTTCCGTGTCAAACTGTACAACTCGTTGAAAATTGCGCTGAACAAGCGAGGATTTTCCAGCGGAGAAATCGAGCAGTTAGTCACAGATATTGAAAACGAAATCCGACGTAACTATCCCAGAGAAGTCCATTCCAAGGAGATCGGTGAAGTGGTGATGAAGCATTTGAAAACTGTGGATAAAGTGGCGTACATCCGGTTTGCTTCGGTGTACCGGGATTTTCAGGATGTGGGCGCGTTTGAAGCCGAAATCCAGGGTATGGACTAG